A part of Nitrospirota bacterium genomic DNA contains:
- a CDS encoding cobalamin-binding protein: MDTVKFVSTPVNSRWLCLFVLLLLSFILYFPGNICAETFTDGIGRKIELKKTPERIVSLAPSITEILFSLQLDNRIAGVTDFCDYPEEAKLKPKIGWLISPGIEKIISLKPDIVFATTEGNKPEIVDELERMNIKTYILNPHNISDVIGDILAIGNVTGRSSLARERVASLNRRIDSIKMSRPGSRQKRVMYLVSADPIISAGPGSFIHDLILTAGGINIFSDSPIRYPRVDIEEIISKDPEIIIAPYDLTEQINDWGKRWGGISAIRDRKVFPINPDIVSRPGPRIIDGLELIYDYINNNPRAGRK, translated from the coding sequence ATGGACACCGTAAAATTTGTCAGCACACCTGTTAATTCGAGATGGCTTTGCTTATTTGTCCTTCTGCTTTTATCCTTCATTTTATATTTTCCCGGAAATATTTGCGCTGAGACTTTCACAGACGGTATCGGCAGAAAGATCGAGCTCAAGAAAACACCTGAGCGCATCGTCTCTCTCGCGCCAAGTATAACCGAGATACTCTTTTCCCTGCAATTAGACAACAGGATTGCAGGTGTAACGGATTTCTGTGACTATCCTGAAGAAGCAAAACTGAAACCCAAAATAGGCTGGCTTATAAGTCCTGGCATTGAGAAGATCATCTCTCTCAAACCTGATATAGTGTTCGCCACAACTGAGGGAAACAAACCTGAAATAGTTGACGAACTTGAGCGGATGAATATAAAGACCTATATCTTAAATCCTCATAACATTAGCGATGTGATAGGTGACATCCTTGCTATAGGAAATGTTACCGGCCGGAGCAGCCTTGCCAGGGAAAGGGTAGCCTCACTTAACCGGAGAATTGATTCAATCAAAATGAGCAGACCCGGAAGCAGGCAAAAGAGGGTAATGTACCTTGTGAGTGCGGACCCCATTATATCAGCAGGTCCCGGCAGTTTTATTCATGATCTTATCCTGACAGCAGGCGGGATAAATATATTTTCAGATTCACCCATCCGCTACCCGCGCGTTGACATCGAGGAAATTATATCTAAAGACCCTGAGATAATCATCGCGCCATATGATCTTACAGAACAGATAAACGACTGGGGCAAAAGGTGGGGAGGAATTTCAGCAATAAGAGACAGGAAGGTATTTCCAATAAATCCTGATATCGTAAGCCGG